A genome region from Flavobacterium sp. CFS9 includes the following:
- a CDS encoding SDR family NAD(P)-dependent oxidoreductase yields the protein MKPNNYQGALQKPIGSGFNAKSTTNDVIKGIDLSGKIAIVTGGNTGIGLETVKTLASAGATVIVPARDLAKAKKNLADIPNIELELMDLMDPDSIRLFAEKFVLSNRPLDLLINNAGIMWVPFRRDHRGIESQLATNYLSHFQLTAQLWPALKKAGSARVIQVSSQGHQFAPFHFDDPNFLYREYETLQAYGQSKTASNLFALELDNRGKEFGVRSYSLHPGSINGTELAREAPLELFQKMGFCDQDGTILPEILANLKTIPQGAATTVWCATSPLLDDLGGIYCEDVEIASVTNDSTVTPGVKLYSLEEENAKRLWVLSEKMAEVSFNIS from the coding sequence ATGAAACCAAACAATTATCAGGGGGCTTTGCAAAAACCAATCGGTTCAGGATTCAATGCAAAATCAACCACAAACGATGTCATTAAAGGAATTGATCTTAGCGGTAAAATTGCCATAGTAACAGGCGGAAATACCGGAATTGGTTTAGAAACCGTTAAAACGCTTGCCTCTGCGGGAGCAACCGTTATAGTGCCTGCCAGAGATCTTGCAAAGGCAAAGAAAAACTTAGCAGATATACCTAATATAGAACTAGAACTAATGGATTTAATGGATCCGGATTCTATCAGGCTGTTTGCCGAAAAGTTCGTCTTGTCAAACAGACCATTAGATTTACTCATTAACAACGCAGGGATTATGTGGGTTCCGTTTCGTCGGGATCATAGAGGTATCGAATCCCAACTGGCTACAAATTACTTATCGCACTTTCAGCTAACAGCCCAACTGTGGCCTGCTTTAAAGAAAGCCGGTTCAGCAAGAGTCATTCAGGTATCCTCTCAGGGACATCAGTTTGCTCCATTCCATTTTGATGATCCTAATTTTCTTTACCGAGAGTATGAAACCTTACAAGCCTACGGACAATCCAAAACAGCCAGTAATTTATTTGCTCTCGAGTTGGATAATCGCGGAAAAGAATTTGGTGTACGCTCCTATTCATTACATCCGGGATCTATAAACGGAACAGAACTTGCCAGAGAAGCCCCCTTAGAATTGTTTCAAAAAATGGGTTTCTGTGATCAGGACGGAACTATTTTGCCGGAAATATTGGCCAATTTAAAAACCATTCCACAAGGCGCAGCCACAACTGTATGGTGTGCCACAAGTCCATTGCTTGACGATCTTGGAGGGATATACTGTGAAGATGTAGAAATCGCTTCAGTAACCAATGATTCTACTGTAACTCCCGGAGTGAAATTATATTCCTTAGAGGAAGAAAATGCCAAGCGTTTATGGGTGCTCAGTGAAAAAATGGCTGAGGTTTCTTTTAATATCAGCTAA
- a CDS encoding ATP-binding protein — protein MFSNCTSNNFIKHFFFLFFLFSIHLNAQEFSPRIKVLQEKLRNYDNRNQLDSLIYSIDEHLARPNLSVFELQMGYFFKANYYKIIGRPSDAILALDKSVAFKGEGKESEKTYNRSLYILADLFFTQKEYKKAFHYASLCQDKISPADSPGNYIVLHLILGYYHYINYDNKKSMKEFLHAESVAKKYHPCKLAEVYVKTARVYSRQNKIEKAKEAIAQSIKIADSCNATENKINALRTLREIMVERGEFEAAHKTFERLDRLVGIEDMKIRNSRIDSFEIANKIRLKEQQNTYLKRINDNKEERLQKQKVALVASLIGITLLIILLYSIVVLTKKQRITNETLKQQKEQIEVKNNDLKRLNLLHQKIFTVISHDFKEPITTLKILLEKEEILKNENEIVSTYMKAIGQQLEQSDAMLTSLLDWAKMELITAQSGYSEIMLHNLINGACKELGHQVRAKNITIELKVAKGTIVVFNSAVLSIVLRNVINNAIKFSYADSTIVIEYENHEIIVTDSGKGIEQKKIDKLFKQKINPGLGTNLESGFGIGLYLCQELMLKNKGTLAVFNNESAGCTFKIILPK, from the coding sequence ATGTTTTCAAACTGCACTTCCAATAACTTTATAAAACACTTCTTTTTTTTATTCTTTTTATTTTCGATTCATTTAAATGCTCAGGAATTTAGTCCAAGAATCAAAGTTTTACAAGAGAAGCTAAGAAATTATGATAATCGAAATCAATTGGACAGTCTTATTTATTCCATTGATGAACATTTAGCCAGACCTAATTTAAGTGTTTTCGAACTTCAGATGGGATATTTTTTTAAGGCAAATTATTATAAGATAATTGGAAGGCCTTCAGATGCTATTCTTGCTTTAGACAAATCAGTCGCGTTTAAAGGAGAAGGAAAGGAATCTGAGAAAACCTATAACAGAAGTTTATACATATTGGCTGATTTATTTTTTACTCAGAAAGAATATAAAAAAGCGTTTCATTATGCCAGTTTGTGTCAGGATAAAATTTCACCTGCAGATAGTCCGGGCAATTATATCGTGCTTCATTTGATTCTGGGGTATTATCATTACATCAACTATGACAATAAAAAGAGCATGAAAGAATTTTTGCACGCAGAAAGTGTAGCAAAAAAATATCACCCTTGTAAGCTGGCTGAAGTTTATGTTAAAACAGCCCGTGTTTATAGCAGACAAAATAAAATAGAAAAAGCAAAAGAAGCCATTGCTCAAAGTATAAAAATTGCAGATAGCTGTAATGCTACAGAGAATAAAATTAATGCTTTGAGAACCTTACGAGAAATTATGGTAGAGCGGGGAGAGTTTGAGGCCGCCCACAAAACATTTGAAAGGCTCGATCGATTGGTAGGGATAGAAGACATGAAGATTCGAAACAGCAGAATCGACTCGTTTGAAATTGCAAATAAGATCAGGTTAAAAGAACAGCAGAATACTTACCTGAAAAGAATTAACGATAATAAAGAAGAGCGTCTGCAAAAACAGAAAGTGGCTCTTGTTGCTTCGTTGATCGGAATTACTTTATTAATCATATTATTGTATTCGATTGTAGTGCTGACCAAAAAACAACGAATTACTAATGAAACGCTAAAACAGCAAAAAGAGCAAATTGAAGTAAAGAATAATGATCTTAAACGTCTTAATTTATTGCACCAAAAGATTTTTACGGTAATCTCTCATGATTTTAAGGAACCCATTACGACCTTAAAAATTTTATTAGAAAAGGAAGAAATTCTTAAAAATGAAAATGAAATTGTATCAACTTACATGAAAGCAATCGGGCAGCAATTGGAGCAATCGGATGCTATGCTTACCAGTTTACTGGATTGGGCCAAAATGGAATTGATCACCGCACAATCGGGTTATAGCGAGATCATGCTTCACAATCTTATCAATGGGGCCTGTAAAGAATTAGGACATCAGGTAAGAGCCAAGAATATTACAATTGAACTGAAGGTCGCAAAAGGAACAATCGTAGTTTTCAACTCAGCCGTTTTAAGTATAGTCTTGCGAAACGTTATCAACAATGCCATTAAGTTTAGTTACGCAGACAGTACTATTGTTATCGAATATGAAAATCATGAAATCATCGTAACAGATTCGGGTAAAGGAATCGAACAAAAGAAGATTGACAAATTATTCAAACAGAAAATAAATCCGGGACTGGGCACTAATCTGGAATCGGGGTTTGGAATCGGGCTCTATTTGTGTCAGGAATTAATGTTGAAAAATAAAGGTACACTTGCCGTTTTTAACAATGAATCAGCAGGTTGTACGTTCAAAATTATCTTGCCGAAATAG
- a CDS encoding response regulator transcription factor — MIHIAFFEDQPIVCGGLTSFFSNQKDLEVLFYATNKQDLYLKVQEHSGLDLIIVDLIASDVQGLEVYEYLHKNHPDLRVIAFTSLSSPILVENLLAMGVKGYVNKNQDSEDLLEAIRLVWEGGVYLPDDYAFLSKQNRVGTAITLTAKELTIMQYIIREFTTADIAGELKLSVNTVENHRKNIFSKLDVSNVAGMVREASKLGHIN; from the coding sequence ATGATACATATTGCATTTTTTGAAGACCAACCTATTGTTTGTGGGGGTCTTACTAGTTTTTTTTCAAATCAAAAAGATTTGGAAGTGCTTTTTTACGCGACAAATAAGCAAGATTTATATCTTAAAGTTCAGGAGCATTCAGGATTAGATTTAATTATTGTAGATCTGATTGCAAGTGATGTGCAGGGACTGGAAGTTTATGAATACCTTCACAAAAATCACCCTGATTTACGAGTAATTGCTTTTACCTCTCTTTCGAGTCCCATATTAGTCGAAAACTTATTGGCTATGGGCGTAAAAGGTTACGTGAATAAAAATCAGGACAGCGAAGATCTTTTAGAAGCTATTAGATTAGTATGGGAAGGCGGAGTTTATCTGCCGGACGACTATGCCTTTTTATCCAAACAAAATAGGGTAGGCACAGCAATTACGCTAACGGCAAAAGAGCTTACGATCATGCAATACATTATTAGAGAATTTACTACAGCCGATATTGCCGGCGAACTAAAGCTTTCGGTCAATACGGTCGAAAATCACAGAAAAAACATTTTTAGCAAACTCGACGTGAGTAATGTTGCCGGTATGGTGCGCGAGGCATCAAAACTGGGGCACATCAACTAG